A region of Porites lutea chromosome 13, jaPorLute2.1, whole genome shotgun sequence DNA encodes the following proteins:
- the LOC140923130 gene encoding small nuclear ribonucleoprotein F — MPLNPKPFLNGLTGKAVIAKLKWGHEYKGYLVSVDGYMNLQLANTEEYIDGSLAGNLGEVLIRCNNVLYVRGVDEEEEDGEMRE, encoded by the exons ATGCCCTTAAATCCAAAACCCTTCCTTAACGGGTTAACAGGAAAAGCCGTGATAGCAAAGCTTAAATGGGGACATGAATACAAAGGATATCTTGTGTCTGTGGACGGATACATGAACCTTCAG CTTGCCAACACAGAAGAGTATATTGATGGGAGCTTAGCAGGTAACCTTGGGGAAGTTCTTATCAG GTGTAACAATGTTCTGTATGTGCGTGGAGTGGATGAGGAAGAAGAGGATGGCGAGATgagagaataa
- the LOC140922627 gene encoding cilia- and flagella-associated protein 337-like, translated as MSKMSKSPKAEDFSVTFTNVEQPQQASGERRADPKMAAFNGGFKLVSRLTMHDLKAVQDAFMIKQSGHDRELSLDVDQFCEILSIVLNKGSREEYEDLFNKIDVGKEGYADWDKFCSHMLLEYYEKDDRMKTTQVPQWRELRNIASPHKEAIIRTCPLMNPSRYIVVSKEGVITLWSLNMKLLRTVQVQTDPEEVKQRDLWVTDFIPMQNIYKLALALTSKEIAIYDLSSKSEFNCQYRIQGLEHTPLCMDYWSNPYKVNEAILVFGDVHGQVNALLFSAATMALFDRPSQPAGSKQDVCLNVNIQDVHKGFYKNARFVKHQGHTEWARQVMYSAHLDCFISCATNYKNSLVLGWIEKSKMNMRTTQFKIPQGVNAFDYSERINLIATAGVNHHVCLWNPYVISKPVGVLRGHMQSVISVRFIESRSQLISLSKDKVLRIWDTHLQVCLQRLSGMFPKGPAEVSITMYYDEEHSKLFTAFNHQLTLMVMKPEVKDRIMSHEHPVTAAIYNSKFNQVVSACTGSVITMWMIETGQKVKQFANAHGSSEITTLAQDATETRLFTASADGTVKIWDFNGHCHHILMAGNGDPAEISQVLCLKRIIIVVGWDRTISVFRDTQLNSFYVYPSEWKGRLEHQDDVLSEAFCPPTTLATASYDGDIVLWNLNSEQAFRHLSTHAKRKPTRSSRRSRRAQDTSTPTQRPVETETLLKPPQTGDRSASATSVTATEEPRSEDDFGYAVTKLIFLNERPMSASSAGANLVSCNASGWVRFWNTHKTLCVGQFLAHEHAGFLTMTVDDTNSYLVTGDADGVLKVWDIAEYCVGNMVNNDDTPPPLFKQFQPHTDTINSIQLFSRSERLLILTASSDCAVALWDIEGRHIGIFGQEEHWKIEPISKEEREAEQAKQAEQEQSDNSDDDEQPEEDAGAEELNLFADDKFDPSFRVRTWEQTILGKAYQEKRIDKRERRQPQVIPDLPYLNWEKTGQAPAGPYASLDTTDLQEVGGIQKPDFIAHPERYFSESSAGKGRSKGVLPSLPNVTENLQMRYDEKSLFPKYILEMEAKMKAAHALGIRTSRGARARGDSSQTKPRASHEGTQLNNKRVASWRVLLTSKGKDP; from the exons AG GAGAGCTGATCCAAAGATGGCAGCCTTTAACGGTGGTTTTAAGCTTGTCAGCCGTCTGACAATGCATGATTTAAAAGCAGTTCAAGATGCTTTCATG ATAAAGCAGTCTGGCCATGATCGTGAGCTTAGTTTAGATGTTGATCAATTCTGTGAGATTCTGTCTATTGTCTTGAACAAAGGATCACGAGAAGAATATGAGGATCTGTTTAACAAGATTGATGTGGGCAAAGAGGGTTATGCTGATTGGGACAAGTTCTGTTCTCATATGTTACTTGAATACTATGAAAAAGATGATAGAATGAAAACCACCCAG GTTCCCCAGTGGAGAGAGTTAAGAAACATCGCAAG tcctCACAAAGAAGCCATTATTAGAACATGTCCTTTGATGAATCCATCCCGTTACATTGTTGTTAGTAAG GAAGGTGTAATTACTCTCTGGTCATTAAATATGAAACTGCTGAGGACAGTTCAG GTTCAAACAGATCCAGAAGAAGTGAAACAAAGGGATCTTTGGGTGACAGACTTTATACCAATGCAAAATATCTACAAACTGGCCCTTGCGCTGACCAGCAAAGAAATTG CTATATATGATTTGAGTTCCAAATCAGAGTTTAACTGTCAATATCGCATACAAGGCCTTGAACACACTCCTTTGTGTATGGATTACTG GAGCAATCCTTATAAAGTGAATGAAGCCATTCTTGTGTTTGGAGATGTACATGGGCAAGTTAATGCACTGCTTTTTTCAGCGGCGACAATGGCTTTGTTTGACCGACCATCTCAGCCTGCTGGTAGTAAACAAG ATGTTTGTTTAAATGTGAATATCCAGGACGTCCACAAGGGATTTTACAAGAACGCCAGATTTGTAAAACACCAGGGACATACTGAATGGGCCAGACAAG TGATGTACTCAGCTCATTTAGATTGCTTTATTTCCTGCGCCACAAATTACAAAAACTCCTTAGTTCTTGGCTGGATTGAAAAGTCAAAAATGAACATGAGAAC AACGCAGTTTAAGATTCCCCAAGGAGTGAACGCATTTGACTACAGTGAGAGAATAAACCTCATTG CAACGGCAGGTGTAAATCATCATGTGTGTTTGTGGAACCCATACGTGATCTCTAAACCAGTCGGG GTTCTGCGAGGACATATGCAAAGCGTTATTTCCGTGCGTTTTATAGAATCCAGAAGCCAGCTGATTAGTTTATCCAAAGATAAG GTTCTACGTATCTGGGACACACACCTTCAAGTTTGTCTTCAGCGATTGTCGGGGATGTTCCCTAAAGGACCTGCTGAAG TGTCGATCACCATGTACTATGACGAGGAGCACAGCAAATTGTTTACAGCTTTTAACCATCAG CTGACATTGATGGTGATGAAGCCTGAAGTAAAGGATAGGATAATGAGCCACGAACATCCTGTGACAGCGGCTATTTACAACAGTAAATTTAATCAG gTTGTCAGTGCTTGTACTGGGTCTGTTATCACTATGTGGATGATAGAGACTGGGCAAAAAGTTAAACAG TTTGCTAATGCACATGGAAGTTCTGAAATAACAACGTTAGCCCAGGATGCCACTGAAACCAGGCTTTTTACCGCAAGTGCTGACGGAACTGTGAAG ATCTGGGATTTTAATGGTCATTGTCATCATATATTAATGGCTGGTAATGGTGACCCAGCCGAGATTAGTCAAGTGTTGTGTTTGAAAAGGATTATTATTGTTGTGGGCTGGGACAG GACTATTTCCGTGTTCCGGGACACTCAACTCAATTCATTCTACGTTTATCCATCAGAGTGGAAAGGGAGACTG GAACATCAGGATGATGTCTTGTCGGAAGCTTTCTGCCCTCCAACAACCTTAGCCACGGCCAGCTACGACGGAGACATCGTGCTCTGGAATTTAAACTCTGAACAAGCTTTTagacatctttcaacacatGCTAAAAGAAAACCTACACGCTCTTCCCGAAGATCTAGAAGAGCA CAGGACACTTCTACCCCGACGCAGAGACCTGTGGAGACGGAGACGTTGTTGAAGCCGCCACAGACGGGGGACCGATCGGCCTCAGCCACTTCTGTGACAGCCACTGAGGAACCGCGTAGTGAG GATGATTTTGGATATGCTGTTACCAAGTTAATATTTCTCAACGAGAGACCAATGTCAGCGTCCAGTGCAGGAGCAAATCTTGTTTCCTGTAACGCCAGTGGCTGG GTTCGGTTTTGGAATACACATAAAACTCTGTGCGTTGGTCAGTTCCTGGCTCATGAACACG CTGGTTTTCTAACAATGACTGTTGATGATACAAACTCGTACCTGGTAACTGGTGATGCTGATGGAGTGTTAAAAGTATGGGACATTGCTGAATACTGTGTTGGAAACATGGTTAATAACGACGATACTCCGCCGC CTCTCTTCAAACAGTTCCAGCCACATACAGACACTATTAACAGCATTCAACTGTTCAGTCGTTCAGAGAGACTGCTGATTCTTACGGCTTCTAGCGACTGTGCAGTGGCATTGTGGGATATCGAAGGCCGCCATATTGGTATATTTGGACAG GAGGAACACTGGAAAATTGAACCCATCtcaaaagaagaaagagaagcTGAGCAAGCCAAGCAGGCAGAACAG GAACAATCTGATAACAGTGACGATGATGAGCAACCTGAAGAGGATGCTGGGGCAGAAGAGCTGAATCTTTTCGCCGATGATAAATTTGATCCTTCATTTAGAGTGCGCACATGGGAACAGACCATATTAG GTAAAGCTTATCAAGAAAAGAGAATCGATAAGAGAGAGAGAAGACAGCCTCAGGTCATCCCTGATCTGCCTTATCTTAACTGGGAGAAGACCGGCCAGGCACCTGCAGGCCCTTATGCG TCTCTGGATACCACAGACCTGCAGGAAGTTGGCGGCATTCAAAAGCCGGATTTTATAGCCCATCCTGAGCGGTACTTCTCGGAGAGTTCAGCCGGCAAGGGAAGAAGTAAAGGAGTGCTGCCATCTTTACCCAATGTTACAGAGA ATCTTCAAATGCGCTACGACGAGAAGAGCCTTTTCCCTAAATACATCCTGGAAATGGAAGCGAAAATGAAGGCGGCGCACGCGTTGGGCATCCGTACGTCTCGTGGCGCACGTGCTCGCGGTGACTCGTCACAGACTAAGCCACGTGCTTCACACGAAGGGACTCAGCTCAATAACAAGAGAGTAGCAAGCTGGAGAGTTCTCTTGACTAGCAAGGGAAAAGACCCGTGA